The following proteins are encoded in a genomic region of Rattus rattus isolate New Zealand chromosome 2, Rrattus_CSIRO_v1, whole genome shotgun sequence:
- the LOC116893530 gene encoding zinc finger protein 664-like — translation MLENYSNLSELTYSQEKDTTTVLYLFFLQTGLAVAKPYLVTFLEQTQGSSGVKRQEAATIPPGSTGNEFNTHSKTINHNSLSIQCQRIHRGEKCYYFEECGKALSSQSTLSIRQRRYIGDKPYKCKECHKTLSSRSSLLIHQKYHTDEKTYKCEECGKQFLRSSHLQHHQKIHTGEKPYKCEDCHKAFLHHSYLRKHQAVHTGEKPYKCEECGNSFYYPAMLKQHQRIHSGEKPDKCEECGKVFSSAFFLNQHKGIDSREKRYQCLECGKSFCYRSYLREHYRRHSGEYPYKCEECGKGFSRSSKLQEHQTIHTGVKPYSCEECGKCFSSLTSLKRHQIIHSEDTPHECGECGKKFSSSSRLQEHQKIHTEEKPYKCEDCHKAFLYHSFLRRHKAVHTREKPYKCEECGKCYTSFTSLKRHQTLHSADSPHEWV, via the exons ATGTTGGAGAATTACAGCAACCTT TCGGAACTGACCTATTCCCAGGAGAAGGACACTACAACAGTgttgtatctcttttttttacaAACAGGTCTTGCTGTTGCTAAGCCATACTTGGTAACATTTCTGGAGCAAACCCAAGGGTCTTCGGGTGTGAAAAGACAAGAAGCAGCCACCATCCCTCCAG GCTCAACAGGCAATGAATTTAATACTCACAGCAAGACCATCAACCACAACTCTCTAAGTATTCAATGCCAGAGAATTCATAGAGGAGAGAAATGCTACTACTTTGAAGAATGTGGTAAGGCCCTTAGTTCTCAGTCAACACTTTCTATACGGCAGAGACGTTATATTGGAGACAAACCCTACAAGTGTAAAGAATGTCATAAAACGCTTAGTAGTCGCTCATCACTTTTAATACACCAGAAATATCATACTGATGAAAAAACCTACAAGTGCGAAGAATGTGGCAAACAGTTTTTGCGTTCCTCACATCTTCAGCATCATCAaaaaattcatactggagagaagccataCAAATGTGAAGACTGTCACAAAGCCTTTCTTCATCACTCATATCTTAGGAAACACCAGGcagttcatactggagagaaaccctacaagtgCGAAGAATGTGGAAATTCATTTTACTATCCTGCAATGCTGAAGCAACATCAAAGAATTCATTCTGGAGAGAAACCTGACAAGTGTGAGGAATGTGGAAAAGtcttttcctctgctttcttccttaaCCAGCATAAAGGAATTGATTCCAGAGAGAAAAGGTACCAGTGTCTAGAATGTGGCAAATCCTTTTGCTATCGTTCCTATCTTAGGGAACATTACAGAAGGCATTCTGGAGAGTATCCCTATAAGTGTGAAGAATGTGGCAAAGGGTTTTCCCGTTCTTCAAAGCTTCAGGAGCATCAAACAATTCATACTGGAGTTAAACCATACAGTTGTGAAGAGTGTGGCAAATGTTTTTCCTCTCTTACATCCCTTAAAAGACACCAAATCATCCATTCTGAAGACACTCCCCATGAGTGTGGAGAATGTGGCAAAAAGTTTTCTAGCTCTTCCCGCCTTCAGgaacatcagaaaattcatactgAAGAGAAACCATACAAATGTGAAGACTGTCACAAAGCCTTTCTTTATCATTCATTTCTTAGGAGACACAAAGCAGTTCATActagagagaaaccctacaagtgtGAAGAGTGTGGGAAATGTTATACCTCTTTTACATCCCTGAAAAGACACCAAACACTCCATTCTGCAGACAGTCCCCATGAGTGGGTATAA
- the LOC116892898 gene encoding 60S ribosomal protein L34-like, which yields MAQHLTYLRRLSYNTVSNKTRLSRTPGNRIVYLYTKKVGKAPKSACGICPGRLRGVHAVRPKVLMRLYKTKKHVSRAYGGSMCAKSVRAGSRGLFFIEEQKIVVKVLKAQAQSQKAK from the coding sequence ATGGCTCAGCATTTGACATACCTTCGTAGGCTTTCCTACAATACAGTTTCTAACAAAACTAGGCTGTCTCGAACTCCTGGCAACAGGATTGTTTACCTTTACACCAAGAAGGTTGGGAAAGCACCTAAATCTGCATGTGGCATATGCCCAGGCAGACTGCGAGGGGTTCATGCTGTGAGACCCAAAGTCCTTATGAGATTATATAAGACAAAGAAGCACGTCAGCAGGGCCTATGGTGGCTCCATGTGTGCCAAGAGTGTCCGTGCAGGATCAAGGGGGCTTTTTTTTATCGAGGAGCAGAAAATCGTTGTGAAAGTGTTGAAGGCACAAGCACAGAGTCAGAAAGCAAAGTAA